TCTCACACGCGTGAACACGCAATTGCAATGATTGTTGCACAATAATCCGGAGGTAAAGTCGAGATGACATTCCAAGAAGCCGAACGAACTTACAAAGATCTTAAAGTCCAACATGCCGCCGGCAAGTTGAGCGACGCCGATTTTGAAGCGCAAGTCGGCAAACTCAAAATGCAAGACCCGCAGGGCAGATGGTGGCAGATCGGCGTGCAAACCGGTGAATGGTATATGCACGACGGTCAAAAATGGAACAAAGCCAAGCCCCCCGCCGAGACGGCGCCAATTCCCCCCCCGCCGCCACCCGCCGAAGCGGCTCCGTTGCCGCTCGAAACGGCATCTGCTGGGATGAATAGCCCGGCAAACGGCGAGAAAAAACCAGGACGTGCGAGTGTTGCGCCGACGCGCCTCTTTTCGTCCAAGCCCGCTGGGCGCGAGGGTGGCTTGCCGATGCCGGTGTTGATTGGCATTATTGCCGGCGTCGCGGTCGTCGTGATTTTGCTCGCGGTTGGTGTGTTGTGGGCGACCGGCGCATTCAATCCGGCCGCGCAGGGCGCACGCACGCCAACACGTGTGGCGGTCACTTCGCCCACGGCTCTCGTGGTCGTGCCGACCGTACGTCCGACCGATGCGCCGACCTTGTTGCCTTCACCGACCATCATCGCCGCGCCGACGATTACGCCGACGCTCGCGGCGACTGCAACGGCGACGCGTCGTCCCGCCGGCACACCCGCCACCAAAGTGACCGCCGTGCCGACGAAAGCCGGCGTTGCCGCCTCGCCAACGCCCGCGGTCGCGCCGGGAGTTTACATCACCAAGTTGGAAACCAATCCAGCCAAGATCAGCATCGGCGGCACCGACAAGATTCAAGTTGGTTTCAAAGCGACGTTCTTTAACAACACCGGCGGAACTCAGGCGTTTAAGAAATGGTTTGTCCGCATTTTCCAATGTCCGGAACAATGCACCGGCGATAGGGCGTACCGCAATTCGTACGGCGAATCGCTCAAGCAAGATACGAATGTTGCCGCCGGCGCGTCAGTGGAAATCACGACGCCGCCGCACGCGAATTTCGGACCAGGTCGTTGTGAATACACGGCGGTGCCGTACTATACCGGCGACAATGAAATCGCAGTGCCGTTCATGACCGTCAAAGGCGCGCCGCTCTACTACAATTTCTCGGTGTGCAACTAAAAAAGAAATACCAGGTTTCTTGAAGAAACCTGGTATCTTTTTGTACGAGGTCGGAATCATCCGACCTCGTTTTTTTATTGTGCGCCAGTTCGCGCGTAATGAATCACGTCCGATGACTCGTCGCGCCGGATGCGCCCCGCGCTTTCGAGAATGTCGAGATGTCCGATGATTTCGGATAGACCCAGGAAAATGTCGAACGATTTCAAATCGGGAAAGAGCAGGTTACACAATTCCCAGCCAGTCTGCGCGCAACACTCGATTTGCGCTTCGATGTGATCGAGCCGCGCGCGATGGAACGCGAGCCGCGCTGCGACGAGCGCGCCAATATCGTACACCGGTTCACCGTGCGAAGGGAGCGCGATCCGCACGTCGAGCCGCGCGACCTTTTGCATCGAAGCGACATAATCAGCAAGCGCGCGCGGGCGTTCCGTCTCGCCGCGTGCCGGCGGTTCGAGCACCGGATTCGACGTAATGTCGCGCAAGATGTGATCGCTCGATAGCAATGTGCGCGAGGCGGATTCGTAGAGACAAATCAAGCCGCTGGCGTGCCCCGGCGCGAACACGACGCGCCACGTGTCGCGTCCCAGGGTTAGCGTGTCGCCGTCGTCGAGCGCGACGAATTCTTCGGTGGGAATCGTGTCCGCGTGTTGCGCGAGGCGACGCATGCCTGTCGCGACGCGTTCCGCCAATTCGCGCGGCGCGCCGTGCCGTGTGAAGGTGTCGCAGTAAAAATCGTACCGCCGTTCCCACTCGCGCGCGGAATCGGTAAGCCACCAGCGATTGCGCGCGTGCGCGTACACGCGCGCGCCGGACTCGGCGACGATCTGCCCGGCGAGTCCAAAGTGATCCACGTGCGCGTGCGTGACGATCACGCGGCGAATATCTTTGAACGCGAATCCATGCGCGGCAAGTTGCTCGCGGAGCGCGATAATCGTCGGCGCGTCTTTTGGTCCGGTGTCAATCAACGTGAGTTCGTCGTCCTCGACGAGAAAGACGTTGATCGGACCGACCGGGTATGGCGTAGGAAGAATGAGCGGGTGAAGATAATCGAGAATGGGTGCCTCTAGAATCCCAGCG
The nucleotide sequence above comes from Chloroflexota bacterium. Encoded proteins:
- a CDS encoding MBL fold metallo-hydrolase, with the protein product MGYRPHRHRRDDCVVGQHGAGILEAPILDYLHPLILPTPYPVGPINVFLVEDDELTLIDTGPKDAPTIIALREQLAAHGFAFKDIRRVIVTHAHVDHFGLAGQIVAESGARVYAHARNRWWLTDSAREWERRYDFYCDTFTRHGAPRELAERVATGMRRLAQHADTIPTEEFVALDDGDTLTLGRDTWRVVFAPGHASGLICLYESASRTLLSSDHILRDITSNPVLEPPARGETERPRALADYVASMQKVARLDVRIALPSHGEPVYDIGALVAARLAFHRARLDHIEAQIECCAQTGWELCNLLFPDLKSFDIFLGLSEIIGHLDILESAGRIRRDESSDVIHYARTGAQ